One stretch of Niallia sp. XMNu-256 DNA includes these proteins:
- the yghU gene encoding glutathione-dependent disulfide-bond oxidoreductase, which translates to MTKYELPNVWQWEEENSNRGANRPTAGERFEQKLPVGEAPFQLYSLGTPNGIKVTIMLEELKELGVDGADYDLYKIHIGEGDQFGSDFVKINPNSKIPALVDQSQNPRVDIFESGSILLYLAEKFNKLIPTDIHGRTETLNWLFWQIGSGPYVGGGFGHFFAYAPEPMKYPIDRFTMETKRQLDLLDKTLAQRSYIAGDTYTIADIAIWSWYGRLALGKLYKGSSEFLNVGEYTHLLEWAQRIAERPGVQKGLAAKYQSLAE; encoded by the coding sequence ATGACAAAATATGAATTACCAAATGTTTGGCAGTGGGAAGAAGAGAATTCGAATAGGGGTGCCAATCGTCCGACAGCCGGTGAACGTTTCGAACAAAAACTACCAGTCGGAGAAGCGCCTTTCCAACTCTATTCATTGGGAACGCCGAATGGGATTAAAGTGACAATTATGCTAGAAGAATTAAAAGAGTTGGGTGTCGATGGTGCAGACTATGATTTGTATAAGATCCATATTGGAGAAGGCGACCAATTTGGTTCGGACTTTGTCAAGATCAATCCTAATTCCAAGATCCCAGCCCTGGTCGATCAAAGTCAAAATCCACGAGTAGACATTTTTGAATCAGGGTCGATTCTGCTTTACTTGGCTGAGAAATTTAATAAGCTGATCCCGACAGATATTCATGGACGGACTGAAACCCTTAATTGGCTATTCTGGCAAATTGGGTCAGGCCCTTATGTTGGTGGAGGGTTTGGTCACTTCTTCGCTTATGCGCCAGAGCCTATGAAATATCCTATTGATCGTTTTACTATGGAAACGAAACGTCAATTAGACTTACTTGATAAAACATTAGCTCAGCGTTCATATATCGCCGGTGATACCTATACGATCGCAGATATTGCTATATGGTCTTGGTACGGGCGTTTAGCTTTAGGAAAATTGTATAAAGGTTCTTCTGAATTTTTAAACGTGGGTGAATATACTCATCTCTTGGAATGGGCTCAACGTATTGCGGAACGCCCAGGTGTTCAAAAAGGTTTGGCAGCTAAGTATCAATCGCTTGCAGAGTAG
- a CDS encoding sporulation protein YjcZ, translating into MGFGYGYGGCGYGGYGYGGSGCNWFALILILFILLVIIGCYCWN; encoded by the coding sequence ATGGGTTTCGGATATGGATATGGTGGTTGTGGTTATGGCGGCTACGGTTATGGGGGCTCTGGTTGTAACTGGTTCGCTTTAATCTTAATCTTGTTTATTCTGTTGGTTATTATCGGTTGTTATTGTTGGAATTAG
- a CDS encoding peptidoglycan-binding protein, with translation MRKWVLLFAMALLTFFCVEISSVSAAGSQFIIINKSNNQLAYYENSQLKKVFSVGTGKSQSLTPEGTFKIVNKIKNRPYYTDNIPGGDPRNPLGNRWLGINAKGTWGTTYAIHGNNNPDSIGGYVSAGCVRMHNSEVEWLYNQVPVNTPVIITTSGNSFDSIAASHGYKVASSPVSTVENGSILKKGSRGSAVKELQQKLTTLGFSTKGIDGSFGPNTEQAVRQFQKARGLTVSGIVDNATRNALGNTTTTNPPSPSTSGSLNNSGALKKGSTGAAVAELQRLLTAKGYNTNGVDGSFGPATDRAVRQFQKANGLVVDGSVGNATKKALGNTTTTKPPSPSTSGSLNNSGPLKKGSKGAAVTELQRLLTAKGYNTNGVDGSFGPATDRAVRQFQKANGLVVDGSVGNATKKALGV, from the coding sequence ATGAGAAAATGGGTTCTTCTTTTTGCCATGGCACTATTGACGTTTTTTTGTGTAGAGATATCTTCCGTTTCTGCAGCAGGAAGCCAATTTATTATCATTAATAAATCAAACAATCAGCTTGCTTATTATGAAAACAGTCAACTGAAAAAAGTATTTTCGGTAGGGACAGGGAAAAGTCAATCACTAACACCAGAAGGAACCTTTAAAATTGTGAACAAGATCAAGAATCGGCCTTATTATACAGATAATATTCCAGGTGGCGATCCACGCAACCCACTAGGTAATCGATGGCTTGGAATAAATGCCAAGGGAACATGGGGGACAACCTATGCGATTCACGGGAACAACAACCCTGATTCAATAGGTGGTTATGTAAGCGCCGGTTGTGTGAGAATGCATAACAGCGAGGTTGAATGGCTGTATAATCAAGTTCCTGTCAATACACCAGTTATTATCACGACTTCAGGGAATTCATTTGATTCAATCGCAGCTTCACACGGGTATAAAGTAGCATCTAGCCCCGTTTCTACTGTGGAAAATGGATCCATTCTTAAAAAAGGAAGTAGGGGTTCTGCTGTTAAGGAGCTTCAGCAAAAGCTTACTACTTTAGGTTTTAGCACAAAGGGAATTGACGGGTCATTTGGGCCAAATACAGAACAGGCAGTCCGCCAATTCCAAAAGGCCCGTGGTCTAACTGTAAGTGGTATTGTTGATAACGCAACGAGAAATGCACTTGGAAATACAACAACAACTAACCCACCTTCTCCTTCTACATCAGGATCTCTAAATAACAGTGGTGCTCTTAAAAAAGGAAGTACAGGTGCAGCCGTAGCAGAGCTTCAACGTCTCCTAACTGCGAAAGGATATAATACAAACGGAGTGGACGGATCATTTGGCCCAGCTACGGATCGGGCAGTCCGCCAATTCCAAAAGGCAAATGGTCTAGTTGTAGATGGTAGTGTTGGGAACGCAACGAAAAAAGCACTTGGAAACACAACAACAACTAAGCCACCATCTCCTTCTACATCAGGATCTCTAAATAACAGCGGTCCCCTTAAAAAAGGAAGTAAAGGTGCTGCTGTAACAGAGCTTCAACGTCTTCTAACTGCGAAAGGATATAATACAAACGGAGTGGACGGATCATTTGGCCCAGCTACGGATCGGGCAGTCCGCCAATTCCAAAAGGCAAATGGTCTAGTTGTAGATGGTAGTGTTGGCAACGCTACGAAAAAAGCACTTGGAGTTTAA
- a CDS encoding thermonuclease family protein: MKSVKLPLFLLLTITILFGCESEDLTTGQQEETKNDTVQQEEALTDPIETEPEKQENESTKPEQSSDKHTFDAEVVSVTDGDTIKVRINGSVESVRFLLVDTPETNHPRFGEQPFGQEAKDFVKQLLEGRTVQLEKDVGDRDKYGRLLYYLYIDGKSVQEELLRNGLARVAYVYAPNTKYVDQYYAIQKEAQKKGVGIWSIENYAREDGFYKEVAEGTQKSTNSSSEKNRQTSPSPSKTCDIKGNISSSGEKIYHMPGQQYYEVTQIDLSKGEQYFCSQKEAEQAGFRASQR, encoded by the coding sequence TTGAAAAGTGTCAAATTACCATTATTTTTACTTCTAACGATTACCATATTGTTTGGATGCGAAAGTGAGGATTTAACCACCGGACAACAAGAAGAAACAAAGAACGATACGGTGCAACAAGAGGAAGCTTTAACGGATCCAATTGAAACGGAACCAGAAAAACAAGAAAATGAATCAACGAAACCAGAACAGTCATCAGACAAACATACATTTGATGCGGAAGTAGTATCTGTTACTGACGGCGATACGATTAAAGTTAGAATCAATGGGAGCGTTGAATCAGTCAGATTTTTATTAGTAGATACACCGGAGACCAATCATCCTCGTTTTGGAGAACAACCTTTTGGCCAAGAAGCAAAAGACTTTGTTAAGCAACTGTTAGAAGGAAGAACGGTTCAGCTTGAAAAGGATGTCGGTGATCGCGATAAGTATGGCCGCCTTCTGTATTACCTCTATATAGATGGAAAGAGCGTTCAGGAAGAATTATTGCGAAATGGATTGGCTAGAGTTGCCTATGTATATGCTCCGAATACTAAGTATGTGGACCAATACTACGCCATTCAGAAAGAAGCTCAAAAGAAAGGTGTAGGCATTTGGAGTATTGAAAACTATGCCAGAGAAGACGGTTTTTATAAAGAAGTGGCAGAAGGAACTCAAAAATCTACAAATTCTAGTTCCGAAAAGAACCGTCAAACCTCTCCTTCTCCATCAAAAACTTGTGATATAAAAGGAAATATTTCATCAAGTGGCGAGAAGATCTATCACATGCCAGGTCAGCAATATTATGAAGTGACACAAATCGATCTCTCCAAAGGAGAACAATACTTCTGCAGTCAAAAAGAAGCTGAACAAGCAGGATTTCGAGCAAGCCAACGATGA
- a CDS encoding GNAT family N-acetyltransferase — MKTLITERLLLREWKETDSKDLYEYAKSELVGPNAGWPPHINEAESKDIIKMFIRNNDTYAVVLKAENKVIGSIGLHDRKPDDSLVELKQKEVGYVLNPKYWGRGIIPEAVNCLINYGFNELNLDLIWCGHFNFNNNSKRVNEKCGFKYRFQKNEKLKLLNNKEVTTLYYCMFKSDYIERNY, encoded by the coding sequence ATGAAAACGTTAATAACTGAAAGGTTATTATTAAGAGAATGGAAAGAAACAGACAGCAAGGATTTATATGAATATGCTAAAAGTGAGTTAGTAGGTCCCAATGCTGGTTGGCCACCACATATAAATGAAGCAGAAAGTAAAGATATTATAAAAATGTTTATAAGAAATAATGATACATATGCTGTTGTTTTAAAGGCAGAAAATAAAGTTATTGGTAGTATAGGGCTTCACGATAGAAAGCCAGATGATAGTCTTGTCGAATTAAAGCAGAAGGAAGTAGGGTATGTTTTAAATCCTAAATACTGGGGAAGAGGAATTATTCCCGAAGCAGTAAATTGTTTAATTAATTATGGTTTTAATGAACTAAATTTAGATTTAATTTGGTGTGGTCATTTTAATTTTAATAATAACTCAAAAAGAGTAAACGAGAAATGTGGATTTAAATATCGATTTCAAAAAAATGAAAAATTAAAGCTGTTAAATAATAAGGAAGTTACTACTTTATATTATTGTATGTTTAAAAGTGATTATATTGAGCGTAACTATTAA
- the lepB gene encoding signal peptidase I, which yields MTEVKAKDKNEIWEWIKALLIAIFLAFIIRTFLITPIVVEGSSMDPTLQDQDRMIVTKIGEPKRFDIVVFHASESKDYIKRVIGLPGDRIEYRDDTLYINGTPYDEPYLDEFKQEMLDRPLTGSFTLKETPVSSEVVPEGHLFVMGDNRRNSTDSRHIGAIPMEEVIGTTNIVYFPINEIKIISK from the coding sequence ATGACAGAGGTAAAGGCAAAAGACAAAAATGAGATTTGGGAATGGATTAAGGCACTCTTGATTGCAATTTTCTTAGCTTTTATTATCCGTACCTTTTTAATTACTCCAATTGTAGTTGAAGGCTCTTCGATGGACCCTACTTTGCAAGACCAAGACCGAATGATTGTAACCAAAATAGGTGAACCGAAAAGATTTGATATAGTTGTATTTCACGCATCAGAGAGTAAAGATTACATAAAGCGTGTGATTGGATTACCGGGAGATCGCATTGAGTATAGAGATGATACATTGTATATAAATGGGACACCATATGATGAACCGTATTTGGACGAATTTAAACAAGAAATGTTGGATAGACCTCTAACAGGCTCGTTTACATTAAAAGAAACTCCTGTAAGCAGTGAAGTAGTTCCAGAAGGGCATTTGTTCGTTATGGGTGATAATAGGCGAAATAGTACGGACAGTCGTCATATCGGGGCGATTCCCATGGAAGAGGTAATCGGAACAACAAACATTGTTTATTTTCCTATTAACGAAATAAAGATAATCAGTAAGTAG
- a CDS encoding glucose 1-dehydrogenase, whose protein sequence is MVDFSSQTVIVTGAGKGIGKGVAALFSQNRANVVVAELDEHLGKKTVEEIQLQGGEAFFVKVDVRKENDIITLMERAYEKYGRIDILINNAGKALFKSPYEVSVEEWDDIIHTNLRSVFLASREAAKYMRKNNEGGSIVNMASTRSTMSEPHSETYAATKGGIVSITHALAASFSPDNITVNCISPGWIETGDYSQLSTRDHQQHFSNRVGKPEDIAQACLYLTSKENDFVTGINLIIDGGMTRKMIYE, encoded by the coding sequence ATGGTGGATTTTTCATCTCAAACCGTGATTGTCACAGGAGCAGGAAAAGGAATTGGAAAAGGAGTTGCAGCTCTTTTTTCACAAAACCGAGCGAACGTCGTTGTAGCGGAGTTAGATGAACATCTTGGGAAGAAAACGGTGGAGGAAATTCAATTACAGGGCGGAGAAGCTTTTTTTGTTAAAGTCGATGTGAGAAAGGAAAACGACATCATCACATTAATGGAAAGAGCCTATGAAAAATACGGAAGAATCGATATTTTAATTAATAATGCAGGCAAAGCTTTATTTAAATCCCCTTATGAAGTTTCAGTTGAAGAATGGGATGATATCATTCACACCAATTTAAGAAGTGTTTTTCTAGCGTCACGAGAAGCAGCGAAATACATGCGTAAAAATAATGAAGGCGGCTCAATTGTCAATATGGCCTCAACAAGATCCACGATGTCTGAGCCCCATTCAGAAACATATGCAGCTACAAAAGGAGGAATTGTGTCCATTACACATGCTCTTGCAGCTTCGTTTAGTCCAGACAACATTACGGTTAATTGTATTTCACCCGGTTGGATTGAAACGGGAGACTATTCACAATTAAGCACACGGGATCATCAACAACATTTTTCCAATCGTGTAGGCAAACCCGAAGACATCGCCCAAGCTTGTCTCTACTTAACTTCAAAAGAAAACGACTTTGTCACAGGCATTAACTTAATTATCGATGGCGGCATGACAAGAAAAATGATTTATGAATGA
- a CDS encoding SMI1/KNR4 family protein — protein MRSIDALKKRLVQNKLLVQLEDGHLEEVTFHFNPPASENELNKLPWYTPKDLEEFIKQHNGATIFNNTLFSVDEILKYMIIWDCPKFCIPIGLAWDGQWIACQYEVKTGENKMWLGEFFNFEEEFEKYPIDFSTWLDYLIVAQGSSYWLWLR, from the coding sequence ATGAGAAGTATTGATGCTCTAAAAAAACGTTTGGTTCAGAATAAATTACTAGTTCAACTAGAGGATGGTCATTTAGAAGAAGTAACTTTTCATTTTAATCCTCCTGCTTCGGAAAATGAATTGAACAAGCTTCCATGGTATACCCCTAAAGATTTAGAAGAATTTATTAAACAACATAATGGTGCAACAATATTCAACAATACATTGTTCTCAGTAGACGAAATATTGAAATATATGATTATTTGGGATTGCCCAAAATTTTGTATACCAATAGGACTAGCTTGGGACGGACAATGGATTGCTTGTCAATACGAAGTAAAAACAGGAGAAAATAAAATGTGGTTAGGAGAATTTTTTAACTTTGAGGAAGAATTTGAGAAGTATCCTATCGATTTTTCCACTTGGTTAGATTACTTGATTGTAGCTCAAGGCAGTTCTTATTGGTTATGGTTGAGATAA
- a CDS encoding DUF421 domain-containing protein, translating into MNHYLSVVIELFAGLVVLFFIMKVLGKTQFSQLTPFDFISALILGELVGNAVYDHETKLREILFAVLVWGFIIYVIELITQKFKRTRKLLEGEPSIIIHKGNINYESLKKNKMDLNQLKSQIRQQGYFSIQEVEYAILETNGMISVLPKSKYDTPKVSDLNLPEKPVDLPITLILDGEVVYENLKEYGLNEQWLKQQLAKQNITDYKAVIYAEWKPNHSVYALKYKP; encoded by the coding sequence ATAAATCATTATTTATCTGTTGTAATAGAGTTATTTGCAGGGTTAGTTGTATTATTTTTCATTATGAAAGTATTAGGGAAAACCCAATTTTCTCAATTGACTCCCTTTGACTTTATTTCCGCACTCATATTAGGTGAATTAGTCGGAAATGCGGTGTATGATCATGAGACAAAACTTCGTGAAATTTTATTTGCTGTATTAGTGTGGGGGTTCATTATTTATGTAATTGAACTGATTACTCAAAAATTTAAACGTACGAGAAAACTTCTGGAAGGTGAGCCTAGTATTATCATCCATAAAGGAAATATAAACTATGAATCATTAAAGAAAAATAAGATGGATCTCAATCAATTGAAAAGCCAAATAAGACAACAAGGCTACTTTTCGATTCAGGAGGTGGAATACGCCATATTAGAAACAAACGGAATGATCAGTGTGCTCCCGAAATCGAAATATGACACACCAAAGGTAAGCGATCTTAATTTGCCTGAAAAGCCTGTCGACTTACCAATCACGTTAATCCTTGACGGTGAGGTTGTTTATGAAAATTTGAAAGAATATGGCCTGAATGAACAATGGTTAAAGCAGCAATTAGCTAAGCAAAATATTACAGATTATAAAGCAGTTATCTATGCTGAATGGAAACCAAATCACTCTGTGTATGCGCTCAAATATAAACCATGA
- a CDS encoding aminotransferase class V-fold PLP-dependent enzyme, protein MITGKIGGKTFRFPETLEEYFQPFRSRVIGLNQEFDTPYGKQEIIYADWTASGRLYEPIEKKITEDFGPFMANTHTESNITSLMMTGLYKQSKNMIKEHVHADQHDVVILDGFGMTSVVNKLQRILGLRVPEVWRNRLQLSEKERPVIFTTHMEHHSNQTSWLETIGEVILIKPNREGNVDLNHLEHLLNVYKDRPLKIGSFTACSNVTGIQTPYHKLAKLMHQHGGLCFVDFAASAPYVEINMHPEDPLEKLDAIFFSPHKFLGGPGTSGVLVFDSRIYKNTVPDHPGGGTVLWTDPWGEHKYLEDIEMREDGGTPGILQSIRTALCLNLKSQMGIDHMLKREKEQLNLLFSQLEKIPEVHILAGNMKDRIGIVSFYIENIHYNLIVRLLNDRYGIQVRGGCSCAGTYGHYLLNIDKSTSKQLVEKISHGDLSVKPGWVRFSLHPIMTDEEILTFIGAIREIIENMDEWKKDYVYDPASNDYFYVHHLREDLSAFFRFK, encoded by the coding sequence ATGATCACAGGAAAAATTGGCGGTAAAACCTTTCGATTCCCAGAAACCCTTGAAGAATATTTTCAACCTTTTCGTTCTCGTGTGATTGGCTTGAACCAGGAATTTGATACCCCTTATGGAAAACAGGAAATCATATACGCCGATTGGACAGCAAGCGGGCGGTTATATGAGCCGATCGAAAAGAAAATAACTGAGGACTTCGGACCTTTTATGGCGAATACCCATACAGAGTCGAATATAACGAGTTTAATGATGACGGGGCTATATAAGCAGTCAAAAAACATGATTAAAGAACATGTTCATGCAGATCAACATGATGTAGTTATCTTAGATGGTTTTGGGATGACTTCGGTCGTCAATAAACTACAACGAATTTTGGGACTAAGAGTACCAGAGGTTTGGCGAAATCGTCTGCAATTATCAGAAAAAGAAAGACCAGTTATTTTCACGACCCATATGGAGCATCATTCCAATCAAACCTCTTGGCTCGAAACAATTGGGGAAGTCATCTTGATCAAACCAAATCGGGAAGGAAACGTGGACCTCAATCATTTAGAACATCTGCTGAATGTTTATAAGGATCGCCCATTAAAAATAGGTTCCTTTACAGCGTGCTCCAATGTAACAGGAATTCAAACTCCTTATCACAAGCTTGCGAAGCTTATGCATCAACATGGAGGACTTTGTTTTGTCGACTTTGCTGCATCGGCCCCATATGTCGAGATCAACATGCATCCCGAAGACCCGCTTGAGAAACTGGATGCGATCTTTTTCTCGCCACATAAGTTTTTAGGCGGTCCGGGAACAAGTGGAGTATTGGTGTTTGATTCGAGAATTTACAAGAATACTGTCCCTGATCATCCGGGTGGCGGAACGGTGTTATGGACCGATCCGTGGGGAGAACACAAATATTTAGAAGATATCGAGATGCGTGAAGATGGGGGGACTCCGGGGATTCTCCAATCCATTCGGACCGCGCTTTGTTTGAATTTGAAAAGTCAAATGGGAATCGATCATATGTTAAAAAGAGAAAAAGAACAGCTCAACCTTTTATTTTCCCAGTTGGAGAAGATCCCAGAGGTCCACATATTAGCTGGAAACATGAAGGATCGAATTGGGATCGTCTCGTTTTATATTGAAAACATTCATTATAATTTAATCGTTCGGCTACTAAACGACAGATATGGGATTCAGGTAAGAGGGGGATGTTCATGTGCAGGAACATACGGTCATTATCTCTTAAATATCGATAAAAGTACTTCGAAACAACTTGTTGAAAAGATTTCGCATGGAGATCTATCTGTCAAACCTGGGTGGGTACGATTTTCGCTGCATCCCATCATGACAGATGAAGAAATCCTCACTTTTATTGGAGCGATCAGAGAAATAATAGAGAACATGGATGAGTGGAAAAAGGACTACGTTTATGATCCAGCAAGCAATGACTATTTTTATGTCCACCACCTTCGTGAAGATCTGTCAGCTTTTTTTCGCTTTAAATGA
- a CDS encoding GGDEF domain-containing protein, translating into MSDIEIVHRQNSILFILISIYYFIHITINSLMEGIASIFPPAFLFILFAIILILLIYSRVNPKITMYVIISCIYIYFYFLLKDSPYLVNYFFMWLALPLSAIYQNKQVVAVAGTASIILTFYSFFYLHSEIFPNVVREDFTYLVLFGVFNTIFIFTFIHKLRATNAKLKELAFHDPLTGAANRLLLKEKFHLLKRTKVHSIALFFIDMNGFKKINDTYGHDAGDQLLTEMVSRVNDVLRNTDLLCRLGGDEFVILFSNIDRQILETIPKRIQLALEKPVVLNHQSIHLSASIGWSYTEEVSHADLEKMIKEADRAMYREKKGCMDSRCPGQILS; encoded by the coding sequence ATGAGTGATATAGAAATCGTGCATCGTCAAAATTCAATTTTATTTATATTAATAAGTATTTATTATTTTATACATATAACCATTAATAGTTTAATGGAAGGAATAGCAAGTATTTTTCCCCCAGCTTTTCTATTTATATTATTCGCTATCATTCTGATATTACTTATTTACAGTAGAGTAAATCCAAAGATAACCATGTATGTCATAATCAGCTGTATCTATATCTATTTTTATTTCTTACTTAAAGATTCTCCGTATTTAGTAAACTATTTTTTCATGTGGCTGGCTCTCCCTTTAAGTGCCATCTATCAAAATAAACAAGTGGTAGCCGTAGCAGGCACTGCTTCAATTATTCTTACATTTTACTCTTTTTTCTACCTTCACTCTGAAATTTTCCCGAATGTTGTCAGGGAAGACTTTACCTATTTGGTTTTGTTTGGTGTATTCAACACCATTTTCATATTTACATTTATTCACAAGTTAAGAGCGACAAACGCGAAGCTGAAGGAATTAGCGTTTCATGATCCTTTAACTGGAGCGGCGAATCGGTTGTTACTCAAGGAAAAGTTTCATTTGCTGAAACGTACAAAGGTCCATTCGATCGCACTATTTTTTATTGACATGAATGGTTTCAAAAAAATAAATGATACGTATGGCCATGATGCAGGAGATCAACTATTGACGGAAATGGTATCAAGGGTAAATGATGTACTAAGAAATACAGATTTGCTTTGTCGGTTAGGTGGAGATGAATTTGTCATCTTATTTTCCAATATCGATCGTCAGATACTAGAAACGATTCCGAAGAGAATTCAACTTGCATTGGAAAAGCCAGTGGTTTTGAACCATCAATCCATCCATCTTTCTGCAAGTATTGGGTGGTCCTACACAGAGGAAGTTTCACATGCAGATTTGGAAAAGATGATAAAAGAAGCGGACAGAGCGATGTACAGAGAAAAGAAGGGGTGTATGGATAGCCGATGCCCCGGACAAATTTTAAGCTAG
- a CDS encoding ASCH domain-containing protein: MDKVQQFWKDFCVANNKKGIKYRDAFQFGASAEWLAELVVEGKKTATTTGFVFYELEKEAIPQVGEYYIVLDGHEEPVSVIQIQSVEVLPMNEVTEEFALAEGEGDYRFWWNAHEEFFTELLKEYDREFSPNMLVVCERFRKVYPK; the protein is encoded by the coding sequence ATGGATAAGGTACAACAATTTTGGAAAGATTTTTGTGTAGCCAATAATAAGAAAGGGATTAAGTATAGAGATGCTTTTCAATTTGGAGCTTCTGCTGAGTGGTTAGCTGAATTAGTTGTTGAAGGAAAGAAGACAGCGACAACTACAGGTTTTGTATTTTATGAGTTAGAAAAAGAAGCCATACCTCAAGTTGGTGAATACTATATAGTTTTAGACGGTCATGAAGAGCCAGTCTCAGTTATTCAAATTCAATCTGTTGAAGTTCTTCCGATGAATGAGGTAACAGAGGAATTCGCTTTAGCAGAAGGTGAAGGAGATTATCGGTTTTGGTGGAATGCACACGAAGAGTTCTTTACCGAATTATTAAAAGAATATGATAGAGAATTTTCACCAAATATGTTAGTTGTATGTGAACGGTTTAGAAAAGTATATCCAAAATAA
- a CDS encoding CPCC family cysteine-rich protein, which produces MKYTCPCCGYKTLDEEPPNTYDICEICFWEDDGFQYRYPDETGANYVSYREAQQNFMKFGAKGKRSLKFVRPPNKSDIKDPNWKPL; this is translated from the coding sequence GTGAAATATACTTGTCCTTGTTGTGGTTATAAAACATTAGACGAAGAACCACCAAACACCTATGACATTTGTGAAATTTGTTTTTGGGAAGATGACGGCTTTCAATATAGATATCCAGATGAAACTGGTGCTAATTATGTTTCCTATAGAGAAGCACAGCAAAACTTTATGAAATTTGGTGCTAAAGGTAAAAGAAGTTTGAAATTTGTAAGACCTCCAAATAAGTCCGATATAAAAGACCCTAATTGGAAACCGTTATAA
- a CDS encoding YjcZ family sporulation protein translates to MSAVAGGFGGGFALLIVLFILLIIIGCSCWGGY, encoded by the coding sequence ATGAGTGCAGTTGCAGGAGGTTTCGGCGGTGGATTTGCTTTACTGATCGTATTGTTTATCCTACTGATTATTATAGGTTGTAGTTGCTGGGGTGGATATTAA
- a CDS encoding DUF5063 domain-containing protein, translating to MKNKEVGHFFLAALNYFQIVEGLNSNKGKNDLNNLLVSLLDLYSKALYLPDVEPEKDVVSDIKLSVPQILFDEYDHYWQVFNPYHLDDPVGASLSDDILDIYKDVKKGILFYTREINLRNFEIDWGNHAVNAIRALHSAK from the coding sequence ATGAAAAATAAAGAGGTAGGTCATTTTTTTCTCGCGGCATTAAACTACTTCCAAATAGTTGAAGGTTTAAACTCCAACAAAGGGAAAAACGATTTAAATAATCTCCTAGTTTCGCTTTTAGATTTGTATTCAAAAGCCTTGTATCTACCTGATGTTGAACCAGAGAAGGATGTAGTTTCCGACATTAAACTATCTGTTCCTCAAATTCTTTTCGATGAATACGACCATTATTGGCAGGTCTTTAACCCATACCACTTAGATGACCCCGTGGGTGCAAGTTTATCTGATGATATTTTGGATATTTATAAAGATGTTAAAAAAGGCATACTTTTTTATACAAGAGAAATAAATCTTCGGAATTTTGAAATTGATTGGGGTAATCATGCTGTTAATGCAATTCGTGCTCTACACTCAGCAAAATGA